The stretch of DNA CTGGGGCGCGGCCTTTCCCGTATTGACCGTGGAAGACTGGGTGCAGGCCCAGGCCCGCGTGGCTGACCATTTCGGCATCGAGCGCTTCGCGGCGGTGATGGGCGGATCGCTGGGCGGCATGCAGGCGCTGTCCTGGGCCATCACCTGCCCGCAGCGGGTGGCGCATTGCATCGTTATCGCCAGCACGCCGCGCCTGTCGGCGCAGAACATCGGATTTAACGAAGTGGCGCGCCGCGCCATCATCACCGATCCGGATTTCAACGGCGGGGACTACTACGCGCACGACACCGTCCCTGGCCGCGGCCTATCGGTGGCGCGCATGATCGGCCACATCACCTATCTGTCGGACGACGACATGGCCGAGAAATTCGGCCGCGCGCAGCGCGAGCCGGCGGCGGACGGCGACTATCGTTACGGCTACGACGTGGAGTTCGAGGTCGAGTCGTACCTGCGCTACCAGGGCGAGAAATTCTCGCGCTACTTCGACGCCAACACCTATTTGCTGATCACGCGCGCGCTGGACTATTTCGATCCGGCGCGCAATACCGGCGGCGATCTGGCCCGCGCGCTGGCGCCGGCCACGGCCGATTTCCTGCTGACCTCCTTTTCGACCGACTGGCGCTTTCCGCCCGAGCGTTCGCGCGAGATCGTCCGCGCGCTGCTCAAGAACGGCAGCCCGGTCACCTACGCCGAGATCGACGCGCCGCACGGCCACGACGCCTTCCTGCTGGACGATCCGCGTTACCTTGCCGTAGTGCGCGGCTACTACGAACGCATCGCGCGCAAGCTCAACTTGCCCGAGGTGCTTGCATGAGTCTGGTGTCCGCACGTCCTGGGGAGCATTGCGGCGCCATCGCGCTGCGCCCCGACCTGGCGCGTATCGCGCAGTGGATCGAGCCGGGCAGCCGGGTCCTGGATCTGGGCTGCGGCGACGGCGCGCTCCTGGCTTGGCTGCGCGACAATCGTCAAGTGCGTGGCGCCGGCGTGGAGATCGACGACCAATGCGTCATTGCCTGCGTGCAGCGCGGGGTCGAGGTCATCCAGCAGAATATGGAGGGTGGGCTGGCCCTGTTCGGCGACAAGCAGTTCGAAACCGTGGTGCTGTCGCAGACGCTGCAGTCCATGCATCACACCACGCACATCCTGCGCGAGATGATGCGGGTGGCGAGCCAGGGCATTGTGTCCTTTCCCAACTTTGGCTATTGGCCGCACGGCTGGTCGATTCTGCGCGGCCGTATGCCGGTGACGGGGCAGATGCCCTACCAGTGGTACAACACGCCCAACATCCATCTGTGCACGCTGCGCGATTTCGAGGACCTGGCCGCGCAGGTGGGTTTGCGCATTATCGAGCGCGCCACGTTCAATCAGGCGCGCGAGGTACGGGTGCTGCCGCACTGGCGCAGCACGCTGGCCATGTACCGGTTCGCCTCGGGTTGAATTTTTTTGCAAAGGAATGCGCCCATGACGGATGCGAGCACCGCGAGATCGGCGGGCAACGTCTATTTCAGCCGTCGCGTAGCACCGCAACTGGCCCTGGGTTTCGCCAGCGGGCTGCCTCTGGCCTTGACCGGCGGCACGCTGCAGGCCTGGGCCACGGTCTCGAACGTTTCGCTGCAGAACATAGGTTTTCTCACGCTGGTGGGTACGGCCTACACGCTCAAGTTCCTGTGGGCGCCGCTGATCGACCGCTACGCACCGCCCTGGCTGGGCAGGCGTCGCGGCTGGATGCTGCTGATGCAGATGCTGCTGGCCCTGGCCATCATGGGCATGGGCCTGCTCTCGCCCGGTTCGGCCTTGCCGGAACTGGCTATGCTGGCCGTGGTGGTGGCGGTGCTGTCGGCCACGCAGGACATCGCCTTCGACGCCTATAGTACCGACGTGCTGCACGGCGAGGAGCGTGGCGCGGGCGCGGCCGTCAAGGTGCTGGGCTACCGCATCGCCATGATCGTTTCGGGCGGACTGGCCCTGGTGCTGGCCGACAGCTGGCTGGGCTGGGGGCATATGTATGTGCTCATGGGCGTGCTGATGCTGGTTTGCACGGCCGCCACGCTATGGGCGCCGGAACCCGACGCGCCGGCCGCGGCGCCCGGCAATCTGGGGCAGGCCCTGGTCGAACCGTTCCGTGAATTCTTCAGCCGGCACGGCGCGGCCGGACTGCTTTTGCTCATTGTGCTCTACAAGCTGGGCGATGCGTTCGCCGGCGCGCTGTCCACGACTTTCCTGATCCGCGCGGCCGGCTATACCGCCACCCAGGTCGGCACGGTCAACAAGGTGCTGGGTCTGGCCGCGACCATCGTGGGGGCGCTTGCGGGCGGCGCCATCATGGCGCGCTGGGGCCTGTATCGTTCGCTCATGGCCTTCGGCCTGCTGCAGGCGGTGTCCAATCTGGGTTACTGGCTGATCTCGGTCAGTCCCAACCATCTCTGGTTGATGGCCGCGGGCGTCGGTGTCGAAAACCTGTGCGGCGGGCTGGGCACGGCGGCTTTCGTCGGCCTTCTGATGGCCTTGTGTCGACATGAATATTCGGCCACGCAGTTCGCGCTGCTGTCGGCGCTGTCGGCCGTGGGCCGCACTTACCTGGCGGGGCCGCTTACGCCCACGCTGGTCGAGCATCTGGGCTGGCCTGGTTTTTTCCTGTTTTCTGTCGTTATCGGCGTGCCCGGGTTGCTGCTGCTGTATGCCTATCGCGCGCGGATCGGCGCGCTTGAAGGTGAGGTGAAGTAGCAAAATTGACGTTTTTAAATGTCAATATTTACGGCGATTAGCCGGCGTGAACCTTGTTGTTGGCCGGAGATATGCAAGAAATCAGGGTCTTCCCCGATCTATTTGATACCGGAATCGCCTAGCATTGCTGCGCTCGAATCAAAACAATAGCGCGGAAGATTTCCATGGTCAGGCCCCCCCGAGCGCACCAATTCAAAATACTCGCCGGGATAGTTGGCATGATCGTGCTGTGCGGCCTGGTTGGGACCAGCTATGCCCGCGTTCTTTTGCTGATCCTGGGCGTGGCGGTCATCGCCTGCCTGCTGGCTTACGACCGTAGGCAGATGCAGCGCAAGACGGATCATGCTTTCGGCATTTTCGACCGCATCTTCGAACATTCGCGCAATGGCGTGGCCGTGCTTGATGCGCAAGGCCGGGTGCAGCGGATCAACCCGGCGTACGTGCGTATGACGGGCTATACCGAGGCCGAGCTGCTGGGCACCCGATTGCGCAGCCTGAACTCGGGCCGCCAGACGCCGCAGTTCTACGAGGGCATCTGGAAGGCCGTGCGCGAGCAGGGTCATTGGGAAGGAAAGGTCTGGAACCGCAGGAAAGACGGTTCCATCTATCTGGAGTCGGTCGCGCTCAAAGGACTGGACCCGCACGCGTCGGGCGATAGCGAAAACTATATGGTGCTCGCTTCCGACGCCACGGAACGCCACATGGACCGTGAATACCTGGGCTACCTGGCCTTGCACGACGCGTTGACCGGCCTGCCCAATCGGCTGCAGTTCGCCGACCGCATCGAACAGGCGATGGCGCGTGCGCGCCGCACGTCGAGCATGCTGGCCGTGCTTTTCATCGATCTGGATGGCTTCAAGCAGGTCAACGATACCTACGGCCATGCCGGCGGGGACGCCGTGCTCAAGGTCGTGGCGGCCAGGTTCAAGCATGGCCTGCGCGATACCGATACGGTCGCCCGCCTGTCCGGCGACGAGTTCACGGTCATACTCGAAGGCCTGAACCACCCCGAGTCCAACGGCTATGTCGGGCAGATCGCGGACATGCTGCTTACCTCGCTGGCTCAGCCTATCGAGCTCGACGGCCAGCATGTCTGCGTCAGTGCCAGCATTGGCGTGAGCCTTTCGCCCGGCGTGACGGATCCCGACGAGCTGCTCGACCGCGCCGATCAGGCCATGTACCGGGCCAAGGCGCTGGGCAAGAATCAAGTGTGCTTCTATTCGGGGCGGACCGAAGCGGTTGCCTGAGGCGACGGGCTACAAGTCGAAGTCGTAATCCACCGTCAGCGGCGCGTGGTCGCTGAATTTCTCGCCTTTATAGACGCCGCTGGCGCGGGCGCAGGCCGCGACGGGTCCGGTGGCCAGTTGGTAATCGATGCGCCACCCCACGTTCTTGGCATAGGCCTGGCCGCGATTGCTCCACCACGTGTAGCACGCGTCGGTGGTGTCGGGATGCAGCGCGCGGTAGACGTCGCTCAGCTCGCCTTCACCCAGCAGCCAGGTCATCCAGGCGCGTTCCTCGGGCAGGAAGCCGCTGTTCTTGAGGTTGCCTTTCCAGTTCTTCAGGTCGGCTTGCGTGTGCGCGATGTTGACGTCGCCCACCAGGATGAATTGGCGGTCGGCCTTCAGGCGCATGAGATGCGGATAAATGAAGTCCAGGAAGCGATACTTGGCCTGCTGGCGCTCATCGCTGCTGGAACCGCTGGGAAAGTAGCAGCTGACGACACTGAACTTGCGCGCAGGCGTGTCAAAGCGCAGCTCGACCCAGCGGCCTTCGGCGTCGAATTCCGGATTGCCGATGCCACGCACGACTTGGCTGGGTTCGTGTCGGCTGTACAGGCCCACGCCGGAATACCCCTTTTTCTCAGCGTAATGGAAGTAGCCGGCCATCTTCTCGTGGCGGTCGAAAACGCCCGTGACCTGGTCGTGCTGGGCCTTGACCTCCTGCACGCCGACGACGTCGGCGTCTTGCCGGCCCATCCAGTCGAAAAAACCCTTGGAAGCGGCCGAACGGATGCCGTTCAGGTTGGCGGAGATGACACGGAACATGGCTTTATCCGGGGATATCAAACGCCGTATTTGGCGCGGTAGGCGGCCACGGCCGCCTTGTGTTCGGCAAAGCCCGACTCGTGCTCGAGCAGCGCCATGATGTCGTGCAGGCTGGCGATGCTGACCACCGGCATGCCGTAGGTATTGGCCACTTCCTGAACGGCGGAATGAGGCGAGAGGGCGTTGTCCGGGCCCGCGCGCTCCATGCGGTCCAGGGCGATCAGGACGGCGGCGGGAGTGGCCTTGGACAGCTGGATCATGTGAACGGATTCGCGCACCGAGGTGCCGGCCGAGATGACGTCATCGATGATGATGACGCGGCCGGTAAGCGCAGCCCCCACCAGGGAGCCGCCTTCGCCGTGATCCTTGGCTTCCTTGCGGTTGAAGGCAAAGGGCACGTCGTGGCCGCGTGCGGCCAAGGCCAGCGCCAGGGCGGTGACAAGAGGGATGCCCTTGTACGCCGGGCCGTACAGCATGTCGAATTGCACGCCCGAGGCCAGCAGCGCCTGAGCGTAGAAGTCGGCCAGCTTGGCGACCGCCGCGCCGGTGTTGAACAGGCCCGCGTTGAAAAAGTAGGGGCTCAGGCGGCCGGCCTTGGTCGTGAAGGCGCCGAATTTCAGGACGCCCAGTTCGGCGGCGAAGCGCACGAAGTCGGTGCGAAAGGTACTGCTGTCGGAGGCAGGAATTTGGGACACGGCGATTACATTACAGATGCGGCGGGCAGAACCCGGCGCCGCGTTCAGGGTACGGCGTCATTGTAAATAAAGCCTGCGCCGATCGCCGCGTGCGCCGTGCGCATCGCCATCGCGCGAACGGCTTTTGCGCGGTTCTTCAAGGCTGGCGGGTCCTAGCCGCCCAGCTTCTGCTTGAGCAGATCGTTGACTTGCTGCGGGTTGGCCTTGCCTTTGGCGGCCTTCATGATCTGGCCCACCAACGAATTGAAGGCCTTTTGCTTGCCGGCGCGGTACTCCTGGACGATGGCTTGATTGGCGGCCAGCACCTGGTCGATCATCGCGCCGATGGCGCCGGTGTCGCTGATCTGCTTGAGGCCGCGGGCCTCGATGATGGCGTCGGGTGCGCCGCCGTTCTCGCCAGCCCACATGGCGGCAAAGACTTCGCGGGCGATCTTGTTGGAGAGGGTGCCGTCCAGGATGCGGCTGATCAGCGCGGCGAGCGCGGCGGCCGGCACCGGGCACTGGTCGATGTCCCTCTCTTCGCGGTTCAACTGCGCGGCGACCTCGCCCATGACCCAGTTGGCGGCCAGTTTGGCCTGGCCGGCGGGCAAGGCCTTCGCGGTTTCTTCGAAGTAGCGGGCCATGGCGCGGCTGGAAACCAGCTGCGCGGCGTCGTAGGCCGGCAGGCCGTAGTCGCAGGCAAAACGCTGGCGCTGCGCATCGGGCAGCTCGGGCATGGCGGTACGCACTTTCTCGATCCACTCCTGGCTGATCACCAGGGGCGGCAGATCGGGATCGGGGAAATAGCGATAGTCGTGCGCGTCTTCCTTGCTGCGCATGCTGCGCGTCTGGTCGCGGTCGGCGTCGTACAGCCGGGTTTCCTGCACCACCGTGCCGCCGTCCTCGATGAGTTCGATCTGGCGCCTGGCTTCGAACAGGATGGCGCGTTCCAGAAAGCGGAACGAGTTGACGTTCTTGACCTCGGCGCGCGTACCGAATTCCTTCTGGCCCCGGGGGCGCACGGATACGTTGGCGTCGCAGCGGAAGGAGCCTTCCTGCATATTGCCGTCGCAGATGCCCAGCCACACCACCAGGCCGTGCAGCGCGCGCGCATAGGCCACCGCTTCGGCGGCGGAGCGCATTTCAGGCTCGGAGACGATTTCCAGCAGCGGCGTGCCGGCGCGATTCAGGTCGATGCCGCTGGCCGGCCTGCCGTTGGCCAGCGTGAAATCGTCGTGCAGCGACTTGCCCGCGTCTTCTTCCAGGTGCGCGCGCGTCAGGTGCACCACCTTTTCTTCTTCGCCGACGAAAAAGCGGATCTCGCCGCCCGAGACCACCGGCAGTTCGTACTGGCTGATCTGGTAGCCCTTGGGCAGGTCGGGGTAGAAGTAGTTCTTGCGCGCGAAGACCGAGCGCGGCGCCACGCTGCCGCCCACCGCCAGGCCGAACTGGATGGCGCGCTCGGCCGCGCCGCGATTCATCACGGGCAGGCTGCCGGGCAGGGCCAGGTCGACGGCGTTGGCCTGCGTGTTGGGCGCCGCGCCGAAGCGGGTGCTGCTGCCCGAGAAGATCTTGGAGTCGGTGGAAAGCTGCGTATGCGTTTCCAGGCCGATGACGATTTCCCATTCCATACAGGGTTCCAATTGATTATTGCTGTGGGCAAAAATAGCCGCGGGAGGCGCCCGCCCCTCCCAAGGCGCCGGTAGCCTTCCCGGGGGGCAGCGAGGGAAGTGCGTGCGGGGACATCATTTTTCGACGGGCGTCTTCTTGTGCCAATCGGTGACTTGCTGGTAGCGGTCGGCGATGGCCAACAGGCGGCCTTCGTCGAAGTAGTTGCCGATAATCTGAAGGCCGACGGGGCGACTCCTGTCGCCGAAGCCCACGGGCACCGACATGCCCGGCAGGCCCACCAGATTCAGGCTCAGGGTGTAGATGTCCATGAGCCATTCGGAGGTGGGGTCGCCGCTCTTTTTGCCCAGGTCCCACGCCACGGTGGGCGACACCGGCCCCATGATCACGTCGCAACGGTCCGCGAAGGCGCGCTGGAAATCCTGCGCGATCATGCGGCGCAGGCGCTGGGCCTGCAGGTAGTAGGCGTCGTAGTAGCCGTGCGACAGCACGTAGGCCCCGGTGAGGATGCGGCGTTTCACTTCTTCGCCGAAACCCTGGGAGCGCGAGCGGCTGATCATTTCGGTGAGACCGTCGTAGTCGGCGGCGCGGTGGCCGTAACGCACGCCGTCGTAGCGCGACAGATTGCTCGACGCTTCGGCCGGCGCGATCACGTAGTAGGCCGGGATCGACAGCTCAGTACGCGGCAGGCAGATGTCCACGCGCTGTGCCCCCAGGACCTCGAACTGCTTGAGCGCGGCGTCGATGGGCGCGACGACATCGGCCGCCAGGCCCGCGCCGAAGAATTCCTTGGGCACGCCGATGCGCAGGCCTTTCAGGGGCTGACTGCCGGCAGCGTCGAAATCGTCTTGTACGGCATCGAAAGCGGCGCGCACGCGGCCAGGCGCGTTGGCCGCGCCGTCGCAGAATTCGAGGCTGGTGGCGTCGCGCTCATCGAAGCCGCTCATCACGTCCAGCAGTTCGAGCAGGTCTCGGCTGCTGCGCGCGAACACGCCGGCCTGGTCCAGGCTGGAGCCATAGGCGATCATGCCGAAGCGCGATACCGTGCCGTAGGTAGGCTTGATGCCGCTGACCCCGCAAAGCGAGGCGGGCTGGCGCACCGAGCCGCCCGTGTCGGTGCCGGTGGTGGCCACGGCCAGGCCCGCCGCCACTGCGGCGGCCGAGCCGCCCGAGGAACCGCCGGGCACGGCGTTTTCGTCCCAGGGGTTGCGCACGGGGCCGTAGGCCGAGTTCTCGTTGCTCGAACCCATGGCGAACTCGTCGCAGTTGAGCTTGCCCAGCGATACGGCGCCTGCCCGCTGCAGGCGTTCGACCACGGTGGCATCGAAGGGGCTGACGTAGCCTTCGAGCATTTTGCTGCCCGCGGTGGTGCGCCATCCGCGCGTGACGAACACGTCCTTGTGGGCAATGGGGATGCCGGCGAGCGGGCCGGCGCTGCCGGCGGCCAGGGCCGCGTCGGCGGCGCGCGCCTGAGCCAGCGTGAGATCAGCGTCGATGTGCAGAAAAGCGTTCAGGCGCGCCGCGGCGCGCGCCGCGTCCAGCGCGCTTTGCGCCAGTTCGACCGCGCCGACGCGGCGCTGCTTGAGGGCCTCGCGCAGGCCGGCGATGTTGCCGAATTCGTTGTGCAGAGCGGAGTTCGCCATGTGGGATTGCATCCAGCTTGATGGGGGCGGCGCGTCGGGCGCCGCGCGTTTTTATTCGATGACCTTGGGAACCAGGAACAGGCCGTCGCCGGTATCCGGCGCGTTGGCCAGCATTTCGTCGCGCTGCGCCGCGCAGGAGCGTTCGGTGACGGTGTCTTCGCGCAGGCGCAGGATCACGTCTTCATGGGCCGACAGCGGGTGGGCCATGGGTTCGATGCCCTGCGTATCGACAGCCTGCAGGCGTTCGATCAGATGCAGGATGCCGTTGAGTTCTTCCTGGGCGCGCACGCGCTGCTCGGAAGTGAGCTCGATGCGGGCCAGCCGGGCGATGCGGGCCACGTCTTGTTCGTTCAGGGCCATGGGAGTGAAGGAAATGTGAAAGCTGAGCGGGGCATCGCGTAACGCTGCGGAACTGAGCCGTTACAAACGATGAATTGCCGGGATTTAGCGTTATTTCCCGCAAAATTATAAGTTATCATTGAGGGCTTAATCGCTGAAGTCATTGTACGTGCAGCAACGCGGCGACCGGAGGGCGGCACGCCCAGGTGGGACCAGCGGGTGGCTAGTCCGCCGGCGACCTATTTAAAACTTGCGCCCTGACCCTAATTTATTGAATTTCGCTGAGTTCACATGTTTGGATTCCTACGCAGCTATTTTTCCAGCGATATGGCGATCGACCTCGGTACCGCCAATACGCTCATCTACGTTCGCGGCAAGGGCATCGTGCTCGATGAGCCGTCCGTGGTTGCCATCCGTCACGAAGGCGGTTCCAGCGGCAAGAAGATCATCCAGGCCGTCGGCCGCGAAGCCAAGCAGATGCTGGGCCGCGTGCCCGGCAACATCGAAGCCATCCGTCCGATGAAGGACGGCGTGATCGCCGACTTCACCGTGACCGAGCAGATGCTCAAGCAGTTCATCCGCATGGTGCATCCGCGCAATATGCTCGCGCCTTCGCCGCGCATTATCGTTTGCGTGCCCTGCGGCTCGACCCAGGTCGAGCGCCGCGCCATCCGAGAATCCGCGCTGGGCGCCGGCGCTTCGCATGTCTACCTGATCGAGGAGCCCATGGCTGCGGCCATCGGCGCTGGTCTGGCCGTGTCCGACGCGAGCGGCTCCATGGTGGTCGACATCGGCGGGGGTACGACCGAAGTGGCCGTGATCTCGCTGGGCGGCATGGTCTACAAGGGCTCGGTGCGCGTGGGCGGCGACAAGTTCGACGAAGCCATCGTCAATTATATTCGCCGCAACTACGGCATGCTTATCGGCGAACCCACTGCCGAGCTCATCAAGAAGGAAATCGGTTCGGCCTTTCCGGGCTCCGAAGTCCGCGAGATCGAGGTCAAGGGCCGCAATTTGGCCGAAGGCGTGCCGCGCAGCTTTACCGTTTCGTCCAACGAGATCCTCGAATCGCTGACCGATCCGCTTAATCAGATCGTCTCGGCCGTCAAGATCGCGCTGGAACAGACCCCGCCCGAGCTGGGCGCCGATATTACCGACAAGGGCATCGCCCTGACCGGTGGCGGCGCGCTGCTGCGCGACCTGGACCGTCTGCTGCAGGAAGAAACCGGCCTGCCGGTGGTGGTGGCCGACGATCCGCTTACCTGCGTGGTGCGCGGCTGCGGCGAGGCGCTCGAGCATCTCGAGAGACTGGGCGCCATCTTCATCAACGATTGAGGCCGTGTTGCCGTCGCCCGCCGTGCGATACTGTGCGAGCGGTCGGCGCGCTTGCCGGCCCCCTTTCCTGACGGGCCGGCCCAAGATGAAACGACCCCTGCGCTGTACCTTCGGCTTGCTGTTTCTCAAGGGGGCGCGTCAGCTCCGTAAGGTAGCCCGGCGGAACTGATATGCAAGGACAAACCCCTCCGTTGTTTCGGCGCGGCCCGCCCGCGGAAGTCCGGCTGGCGGTGCTGGTCGTGTTGGCGCTGACGCTGATGCTGGTCGATGCGCGCATGCGTGTTCTCGAACCGGTGCGCCGCGCGGTCGCCATCGCGCTTTATCCCTTCCAGCGCGTCGTCCTTGCGCCGCGAGACTTGGTCGAGCAGGTCGACGAGTGGGTCAACGCCGCCAATCTCATACGCCAGGAAAACGAGGCCCTGCAGCGCCAGCGTATCGAGCTGGCCCAGGTGTCCACCCACGCCCAGCAGGTGGCCACGGAAAACGCCCAGCTGCGCCGGCTGCTCGGTATCACCGAGCACACTTCCGAGCCGACCGTGGTGGTCGAGGTGTTCTACGAGCCGCCCGACGGCGGCGGTCAGCAGCGCCTGGTGTTCAACAAGGGCAGCAGGGCAGGCCTGGCGCCCGGCATGCCCGTGATCGACGAAGGCGGCGTGGTGGGCCAGTTGGTGCGCGTCACGCCCATGACGTCCGAGGCGGCCTTGCTCACGGACGATCGCGTTTCCATACCGGTCCAGGTGCTGCGCAACGGCCTGCGGCTCATCGCGTTCGGCACCAATACGCCGGGCCAGATCGAGGTGCGCTATCTGTCGGCTAACGCCGATGTGCGCGTGGGCGACGTGCTCATCACCAGCGGCGTGGGCGGATTTTTCCCGGCCGGCCTGCAGGTGGCCAAGATCACCTCCATCGATCGCAACTCGGCCTCGGGTTTCGCGCAGGCCATGGGCGAGCCTCTGTCGCATCCCGAGCGGTATCGCCACTTCCTGGTGCTGCAGGTCGACGTGGGCAAGGCCACGAAAATGCAGCAGGAAGAGGGCGATGACAACTAATCCTTCCTCCCAGGAACAGCAGGACGCCTCCGGCCGTCTGGTGGGACTGGTCGGCAATGCGCACTCTGACCGCCTGATGCGTCCGGCGCGCGGCGTGTTTGTCTGGACCACACTCATCGTGGTGTGGCTCGCCTCGATGCTGCCCTGGCGCCTGTGGCCGGCGGCGCCCGACATGATGGCGCTGGTGCTGGCCTACTGGAGCGCCTACGAGAGCCGCCGCGTGGGCCTGGTGACGGCTTTCGTCTTTGGCATCTTGCTGGACGTGCACGACACGGCCTTGCTGGGAGGCCATGCGCTCACCTACGCCCTGGTGGTCTACGGCGCGCAGTTGCTGCAGCGACGCCTGCAGCGTTTCGACCTGCTGAGCCAGGCCGTGCACATGTTGCCGGTATTCCTGCTCGCGCCTTTGAGCACACATCTGATGGTTGCTTGGCTGGCGGGGCACTGGCCGGGCTGGTGGTGGGCGGTAGGCGCCCTGATCACCGCCGCGCTGTGGCCCATCGTGGGCTGGGTGCTGCAACTGCCGCAGCGCAGGCTGGACGACGTGGAATCTTCCGCGGTCTGAGGCCCGAGAGCGCAGCCGCGATGTTCGAATTCAAAAACACCAGTCTTCAGAAAAAGCGGCGTTTTCGCTTGCGCGCCCTGGTGGGGGCGGCTGTGGTGCTGGTGTGCTTTGGCATGCTGGCGTCGCGCTTCTGGGTGCTGCAGGTGGTGCGTTATCAGGGGTTTTCCGAACGCGCGGACCGCAACCGGATCGCGCTGGTGCCCATCCCGCCGCGTCGCGGCGAGATCTACGACCGCAACGGTGTGGTGCTGGCGCGCAACTACCGTACTTATACGCTCGAAGTCACGCCGGCCGATTTCGGCATTCACTACAACTACGACAAGCTCTTTGACCGCTTGTCGCACGTGGTCTACCTGAGTCCGAGCGACAAGCGCAAGTTCAAGCGCCAGCTCGGCGAAACCAGCCGCGTGGACACCGTGACGCTGCGCGACAATCTCAACGATACCGAAGCATCGTGGTTCGCCGCGCACGCCTTCATGTTTCCTGGTGTCGAACTCAAGGCGCGCTGGGTGCGGCAATATCCCCAGGGAGCCGCCGCCGCGCAGGTGGTGGGCTACATCAGCCGCATTTCCGACAGCGATCTGGAAGAACTCGACAAGAAAGGCGAGACCGGCAACTATCGCGGCACCGAATACATCGGCAAGAAGGGCATAGAGCAAAGCTACGAAAAGGTGCTGCACGGCACGACCGGCGTGCAGGAAGTGGAAATCACGGCGGGCGGACGTCCGGTGCGCACCCTGAGCCGCACCGATCCGGTGGCCGGGTCGGACCTGAAGCTGTCCCTGGACATGGGCCTGCAGCGTGTGGCCGAGCAGGCCTTCGGCAAAGAGGACGGCGCGCTGGTGGCCATCGATCCGAACACGGGCGAGGTGCTGGCCTTTGTCTCGATGCCTTCGTACGATCCGAACCTGTTCGTCAACGGCATCGACGTGGACAACTGGAAGCAGCTCAACGAGTCGCCCGACCACCCGCTGATCGACCGGCCTTTGACCAGTGCTTTTCCCATCGGATCGACCTATAAGCCCTTCGTGGCGCTGGCCATGCTGACGCTGGGCAAGCGCGACCCCAACGCCCAGATTCCGGATCCGGGCTATTTCGAGTTCGGTGGACAGAAATTCCACAACTCGGGAGGC from Bordetella sp. FB-8 encodes:
- a CDS encoding sensor domain-containing diguanylate cyclase, which produces MIVLCGLVGTSYARVLLLILGVAVIACLLAYDRRQMQRKTDHAFGIFDRIFEHSRNGVAVLDAQGRVQRINPAYVRMTGYTEAELLGTRLRSLNSGRQTPQFYEGIWKAVREQGHWEGKVWNRRKDGSIYLESVALKGLDPHASGDSENYMVLASDATERHMDREYLGYLALHDALTGLPNRLQFADRIEQAMARARRTSSMLAVLFIDLDGFKQVNDTYGHAGGDAVLKVVAARFKHGLRDTDTVARLSGDEFTVILEGLNHPESNGYVGQIADMLLTSLAQPIELDGQHVCVSASIGVSLSPGVTDPDELLDRADQAMYRAKALGKNQVCFYSGRTEAVA
- the pyrE gene encoding orotate phosphoribosyltransferase, with protein sequence MPASDSSTFRTDFVRFAAELGVLKFGAFTTKAGRLSPYFFNAGLFNTGAAVAKLADFYAQALLASGVQFDMLYGPAYKGIPLVTALALALAARGHDVPFAFNRKEAKDHGEGGSLVGAALTGRVIIIDDVISAGTSVRESVHMIQLSKATPAAVLIALDRMERAGPDNALSPHSAVQEVANTYGMPVVSIASLHDIMALLEHESGFAEHKAAVAAYRAKYGV
- a CDS encoding muropeptide transporter, whose amino-acid sequence is MTDASTARSAGNVYFSRRVAPQLALGFASGLPLALTGGTLQAWATVSNVSLQNIGFLTLVGTAYTLKFLWAPLIDRYAPPWLGRRRGWMLLMQMLLALAIMGMGLLSPGSALPELAMLAVVVAVLSATQDIAFDAYSTDVLHGEERGAGAAVKVLGYRIAMIVSGGLALVLADSWLGWGHMYVLMGVLMLVCTAATLWAPEPDAPAAAPGNLGQALVEPFREFFSRHGAAGLLLLIVLYKLGDAFAGALSTTFLIRAAGYTATQVGTVNKVLGLAATIVGALAGGAIMARWGLYRSLMAFGLLQAVSNLGYWLISVSPNHLWLMAAGVGVENLCGGLGTAAFVGLLMALCRHEYSATQFALLSALSAVGRTYLAGPLTPTLVEHLGWPGFFLFSVVIGVPGLLLLYAYRARIGALEGEVK
- the metW gene encoding methionine biosynthesis protein MetW; this encodes MSLVSARPGEHCGAIALRPDLARIAQWIEPGSRVLDLGCGDGALLAWLRDNRQVRGAGVEIDDQCVIACVQRGVEVIQQNMEGGLALFGDKQFETVVLSQTLQSMHHTTHILREMMRVASQGIVSFPNFGYWPHGWSILRGRMPVTGQMPYQWYNTPNIHLCTLRDFEDLAAQVGLRIIERATFNQAREVRVLPHWRSTLAMYRFASG
- a CDS encoding homoserine O-acetyltransferase, which gives rise to MTLIAPAEASASDHCAPSAFPLPPVSAGSVGVVCPTFLSFTEPLPLASGQQLEAYELAVETYGTLNAERSNAVLICHALNASHHVAGIAADDGSPGWWDNMVGPGKPVDTSRFFVIGINNLGSCFGSTGPASVNPATGKRWGAAFPVLTVEDWVQAQARVADHFGIERFAAVMGGSLGGMQALSWAITCPQRVAHCIVIASTPRLSAQNIGFNEVARRAIITDPDFNGGDYYAHDTVPGRGLSVARMIGHITYLSDDDMAEKFGRAQREPAADGDYRYGYDVEFEVESYLRYQGEKFSRYFDANTYLLITRALDYFDPARNTGGDLARALAPATADFLLTSFSTDWRFPPERSREIVRALLKNGSPVTYAEIDAPHGHDAFLLDDPRYLAVVRGYYERIARKLNLPEVLA
- a CDS encoding exodeoxyribonuclease III — translated: MFRVISANLNGIRSAASKGFFDWMGRQDADVVGVQEVKAQHDQVTGVFDRHEKMAGYFHYAEKKGYSGVGLYSRHEPSQVVRGIGNPEFDAEGRWVELRFDTPARKFSVVSCYFPSGSSSDERQQAKYRFLDFIYPHLMRLKADRQFILVGDVNIAHTQADLKNWKGNLKNSGFLPEERAWMTWLLGEGELSDVYRALHPDTTDACYTWWSNRGQAYAKNVGWRIDYQLATGPVAACARASGVYKGEKFSDHAPLTVDYDFDL
- the gatB gene encoding Asp-tRNA(Asn)/Glu-tRNA(Gln) amidotransferase subunit GatB, which translates into the protein MEWEIVIGLETHTQLSTDSKIFSGSSTRFGAAPNTQANAVDLALPGSLPVMNRGAAERAIQFGLAVGGSVAPRSVFARKNYFYPDLPKGYQISQYELPVVSGGEIRFFVGEEEKVVHLTRAHLEEDAGKSLHDDFTLANGRPASGIDLNRAGTPLLEIVSEPEMRSAAEAVAYARALHGLVVWLGICDGNMQEGSFRCDANVSVRPRGQKEFGTRAEVKNVNSFRFLERAILFEARRQIELIEDGGTVVQETRLYDADRDQTRSMRSKEDAHDYRYFPDPDLPPLVISQEWIEKVRTAMPELPDAQRQRFACDYGLPAYDAAQLVSSRAMARYFEETAKALPAGQAKLAANWVMGEVAAQLNREERDIDQCPVPAAALAALISRILDGTLSNKIAREVFAAMWAGENGGAPDAIIEARGLKQISDTGAIGAMIDQVLAANQAIVQEYRAGKQKAFNSLVGQIMKAAKGKANPQQVNDLLKQKLGG